One window of the Shewanella litorisediminis genome contains the following:
- a CDS encoding efflux RND transporter permease subunit translates to MLDYIIKSSIRQRFMVLVVAIMVTLWGITELKRTPLDALPDLSDVQVIIKTSYPGQAPKLVEEQVTYPLSTAMLAVPGAKTVRGFSMFGDSYVYVIFEDGTDIYWARSRVLEYLSQVRTRLPSGVEPSLGPDASGVGWVYEYALVDRSGNLDLSQLKSLQDWYLKLELQSVEGVSEVATVGGMEQTYQIVLEPDKLAIYKLDIASIKAAITRANGEAGGSVVEMAEAEYMVRAKGYRQTLEDFKEIPLGITTGAGTPLLLKDVATIRKGPASRRGIAELDGEGEVVGGIIVMRYGENALATIEAVKAKLNELKAGLPDGVEIVPTYDRSQLIQNSVDNLLTKVVEEMLVVGLVCLLFLLHARSTLVAVFTLPLSILIAFIVMNHMGINANIMSLGGIAIAIGAVVDGAIVMIENLHKHLEHFRMKHEREPSTREHWEVVTQASLEVGPALFFSLLIITLSFIPVFALEAQEGRLFAPLAYTKTFAMAAASVLAITLVPVLMGYFIRGKIPSEEANPISRFLIALYKPALNKVLAYPKMTLLVALMALASVVYPASRMGSEFMPELEEGDLLYMPTALPGISAGKAAEILQQTDRLIKTVPEVARVFGKIGRAETATDPAPLTMLETTIMLKPRQEWREGISLNDIVDELQRTVRVPGLTNAWVQPIKTRIDMLSTGIKTPVGIKITGADVDELQKIGANVEAILAALPNTRSAYAERAGGGRYIDIAPKLDVASRYGMTLNDIQDVVRYAIGGMNIGESVQGAERYPINLRYPRELRDSLEKLRALPVITKSGHYLPLGNLADIQISDGPPMLKSENGRLISWVFVDIQGTSIGQYIETAKSALEAELSLPPRYSYSFAGQYEYMQRVDAKLKQVVPLAIGIIFILLMLTFGSGKQATMIMLSLPFALVGSTWLLYLLDYNLSVAVAVGMIALAGVAAEFGVVMLVYLNNAIKDRDALGHYHSESDLKAALVEGAVMRIRPKAMTVATIFFGLLPIMWGAGSGNEVMQKIAAPMVGGMVTAPLLSLFVLPALYLLVYRKRFAAKGDEQ, encoded by the coding sequence ATGTTGGATTACATTATCAAGTCCTCTATCCGCCAGCGATTTATGGTGCTGGTCGTCGCCATTATGGTGACCTTGTGGGGTATTACAGAGCTTAAGCGTACACCGCTGGATGCACTGCCTGACCTGTCCGACGTGCAGGTGATCATCAAAACCAGCTATCCCGGCCAGGCGCCCAAGCTGGTAGAGGAGCAGGTCACCTATCCCCTGTCCACGGCGATGCTGGCCGTGCCGGGCGCAAAAACAGTGCGGGGGTTCTCCATGTTTGGAGACTCCTACGTGTATGTGATTTTTGAAGATGGTACCGACATCTATTGGGCCCGCTCGCGGGTGCTGGAATACCTGAGCCAGGTACGAACACGCCTGCCCAGCGGTGTTGAGCCCTCCCTCGGCCCGGACGCCTCCGGGGTGGGCTGGGTCTATGAGTATGCGCTGGTAGACCGAAGCGGCAACCTGGATTTATCGCAGCTCAAGAGCCTGCAGGACTGGTACCTGAAGCTTGAACTGCAAAGTGTTGAGGGTGTGTCAGAAGTGGCCACCGTTGGCGGTATGGAGCAGACCTACCAGATAGTGCTGGAGCCGGACAAGCTGGCCATCTATAAGCTCGACATCGCCTCCATCAAGGCCGCTATTACCCGCGCCAACGGCGAAGCGGGTGGCAGCGTAGTGGAAATGGCCGAAGCCGAGTACATGGTTCGCGCCAAAGGCTATCGTCAGACACTGGAAGACTTCAAGGAAATCCCACTTGGGATAACCACAGGGGCCGGCACCCCATTATTGCTTAAAGACGTGGCCACCATCCGCAAAGGTCCTGCATCCCGACGTGGTATCGCTGAGCTGGACGGTGAAGGCGAAGTGGTGGGTGGCATTATCGTGATGCGATATGGCGAAAATGCCTTGGCAACCATTGAAGCTGTTAAAGCCAAGCTGAACGAACTCAAGGCCGGTTTACCTGATGGCGTCGAGATTGTGCCCACCTATGACCGCTCGCAGTTGATCCAAAACTCCGTGGACAACCTGCTGACCAAGGTGGTGGAAGAAATGCTGGTGGTGGGCCTGGTGTGTCTGCTGTTTCTGCTGCACGCCCGTTCTACTCTGGTGGCTGTGTTTACCCTGCCGCTGTCGATTCTCATCGCCTTTATCGTGATGAATCACATGGGTATTAACGCCAACATCATGAGCCTTGGGGGTATCGCCATCGCCATCGGTGCCGTGGTTGACGGTGCTATCGTGATGATTGAAAACCTGCACAAACACCTGGAACATTTCAGGATGAAACATGAGCGAGAGCCTAGCACCCGCGAGCACTGGGAAGTGGTGACCCAGGCGTCGCTGGAAGTAGGGCCAGCGTTGTTTTTCTCGCTGCTGATTATTACCCTGAGCTTTATTCCTGTATTTGCATTGGAAGCACAGGAAGGCCGTTTGTTTGCCCCCCTTGCCTACACCAAAACTTTTGCCATGGCGGCAGCCTCTGTGCTCGCCATTACCCTGGTGCCGGTACTCATGGGCTATTTTATCCGCGGCAAAATCCCGTCGGAGGAAGCCAACCCCATCAGTCGCTTTTTGATTGCACTGTACAAACCCGCGCTGAACAAGGTGCTGGCATACCCTAAGATGACCCTCTTGGTGGCTCTTATGGCACTGGCCAGTGTGGTGTATCCGGCAAGCCGTATGGGCAGCGAATTTATGCCCGAGCTGGAAGAAGGGGATCTGCTGTATATGCCCACGGCACTGCCGGGGATAAGCGCCGGCAAAGCCGCCGAAATACTGCAGCAAACCGACAGACTGATTAAAACCGTGCCCGAGGTTGCCAGAGTGTTCGGCAAAATTGGCCGCGCCGAAACCGCCACGGATCCAGCACCGCTGACCATGCTGGAAACCACCATCATGCTCAAACCCAGGCAGGAGTGGCGTGAAGGCATCAGCCTGAATGACATAGTGGATGAACTGCAGCGTACCGTAAGGGTACCAGGGCTCACCAACGCCTGGGTACAGCCCATCAAGACCCGTATCGACATGCTTTCTACCGGTATCAAGACACCGGTGGGCATTAAGATCACCGGCGCCGATGTGGACGAATTGCAAAAAATTGGCGCCAACGTCGAGGCCATTCTGGCCGCCCTGCCCAACACCCGCTCTGCTTACGCCGAGCGCGCCGGGGGAGGACGTTATATCGACATAGCACCCAAGCTGGATGTGGCTTCCCGCTATGGCATGACGCTCAACGACATCCAGGATGTGGTGCGTTACGCCATCGGTGGCATGAACATAGGTGAGTCGGTTCAGGGCGCTGAGCGCTATCCCATCAACCTGCGTTACCCACGGGAACTGAGAGACAGTCTGGAAAAACTCAGAGCACTTCCGGTCATCACCAAGTCAGGGCATTATCTGCCTTTGGGAAATCTCGCCGATATTCAAATCAGCGATGGTCCGCCAATGCTCAAGAGTGAAAACGGCCGTCTTATTTCCTGGGTGTTTGTGGACATTCAGGGCACCTCTATCGGCCAGTACATAGAAACCGCCAAATCGGCACTGGAAGCAGAACTCAGTCTGCCCCCCAGATACAGCTACAGCTTTGCCGGCCAGTATGAGTATATGCAGCGGGTCGATGCCAAGTTGAAGCAGGTGGTCCCGTTGGCCATCGGCATCATCTTTATCTTGTTGATGCTCACATTTGGCTCGGGTAAGCAAGCGACCATGATCATGCTCAGCCTGCCCTTTGCGCTGGTGGGCAGTACCTGGTTGCTGTATTTGCTGGACTACAACCTGTCAGTTGCCGTGGCCGTGGGCATGATAGCCCTGGCGGGCGTGGCTGCCGAGTTTGGGGTGGTGATGCTGGTTTACCTGAATAATGCGATCAAAGACCGCGATGCATTGGGCCACTACCACAGCGAGAGCGATCTCAAAGCCGCGCTGGTGGAAGGTGCAGTCATGCGCATACGCCCCAAAGCCATGACGGTAGCGACCATTTTCTTTGGTCTGCTGCCCATCATGTGGGGCGCAGGTTCGGGCAATGAGGTCATGCAGAAGATTGCAGCGCCCATGGTCGGCGGCATGGTGACAGCACCGCTGTTGTCCTTGTTTGTATTGCCTGCGCTCTATTTGCTTGTGTACCGCAAACGCTTTGCCGCCAAGGGTGATGAGCAATAG
- the ftsY gene encoding signal recognition particle-docking protein FtsY — protein sequence MSKKGFFSWFRRDKDDAAAKQAEAEHALAEPAQSESAAAEQAEREAAEQVAAEAAAEAARLEAERQETARLAAEQLEAERIAAEQAEQERIAAEQAAAEAARLEAERQEAVLRAAEQLEAERIAAEQAEQERIAAEQAAAEVARLEAERQEAARLAAEQLEAERIAAEQAEQERIAAERAEAERIAAEAAAQAEQAEELQPEPQAKPVKEGFFARLKRGLMRTSENIGSGFIGLFRGKKIDDELFEELEEQLLIADVGVETTSRLIKSLTEHASRRQLKDAEALYELLREEMQRTLEPVSVPLVPENAQGPYVILMVGVNGVGKTTTIGKLAKQYQSQGKSVMLAAGDTFRAAAVEQLQVWGQRNNIPVVAQHTGADSASVLFDALQSAKAKGVDVLICDTAGRLQNKNHLMEELKKVVRVMKKLDESAPHEVMLTLDASTGQNAISQAKLFQEAVGVTGISITKLDGTAKGGVIFAIADKFGIPIRYIGVGEQIDDLRVFNARDFIDALFSQEKTDNP from the coding sequence ATGTCAAAGAAAGGTTTTTTCTCCTGGTTCCGCCGGGACAAGGATGATGCGGCCGCAAAGCAGGCCGAAGCAGAACACGCGCTCGCCGAACCGGCTCAGTCAGAAAGCGCTGCGGCCGAACAAGCTGAGCGTGAAGCCGCTGAGCAGGTCGCCGCTGAAGCGGCAGCCGAAGCTGCCCGCTTGGAAGCAGAACGTCAGGAAACCGCTCGTCTTGCCGCTGAACAGCTGGAAGCCGAGCGTATCGCTGCCGAACAAGCCGAGCAGGAACGCATTGCTGCCGAGCAGGCCGCAGCCGAAGCTGCCCGTTTGGAAGCAGAGCGTCAGGAAGCGGTCCTCCGTGCAGCAGAGCAGCTTGAAGCCGAGCGTATTGCCGCCGAACAAGCCGAACAGGAACGCATTGCTGCCGAGCAGGCCGCAGCCGAAGTTGCCCGTTTGGAAGCAGAACGTCAGGAAGCCGCTCGTCTTGCCGCTGAACAGCTGGAAGCCGAGCGTATCGCTGCCGAACAGGCGGAACAGGAACGCATTGCCGCCGAGCGGGCCGAAGCAGAGCGAATCGCCGCCGAAGCCGCCGCTCAAGCTGAACAGGCCGAAGAACTTCAGCCGGAGCCTCAGGCAAAGCCGGTGAAAGAAGGCTTCTTCGCTCGCCTGAAGCGCGGCCTGATGCGCACCAGCGAGAACATTGGCAGTGGCTTTATTGGCCTGTTTCGCGGAAAGAAAATTGATGATGAGCTGTTTGAAGAACTGGAAGAGCAGCTGCTGATTGCCGATGTGGGTGTAGAAACCACATCAAGGCTTATCAAGAGTCTGACCGAGCATGCCAGCCGCAGGCAGCTGAAAGATGCCGAGGCACTTTACGAGCTGCTGCGTGAAGAAATGCAGCGCACCCTGGAGCCGGTGAGTGTGCCCCTGGTGCCTGAAAATGCACAGGGCCCTTATGTGATCCTGATGGTGGGTGTAAACGGTGTGGGTAAAACCACCACCATCGGCAAGCTTGCCAAGCAGTACCAGAGCCAGGGCAAGAGTGTGATGCTGGCCGCCGGTGATACCTTCCGCGCCGCCGCCGTTGAGCAGCTGCAGGTATGGGGCCAACGCAACAATATCCCCGTGGTGGCCCAGCATACAGGCGCCGACAGTGCCTCAGTGCTGTTTGACGCCTTGCAATCGGCCAAGGCCAAGGGTGTGGACGTGCTGATTTGCGACACAGCCGGCCGTTTGCAGAACAAGAACCACCTGATGGAAGAGCTGAAAAAAGTGGTGCGGGTGATGAAGAAGCTCGATGAGAGCGCGCCCCACGAAGTCATGCTGACCCTGGATGCCAGCACGGGCCAGAATGCCATCAGCCAGGCCAAGTTGTTCCAGGAAGCCGTGGGCGTGACAGGTATCTCCATTACCAAGCTTGATGGTACCGCAAAAGGCGGAGTTATCTTTGCCATTGCCGATAAATTTGGTATTCCTATCCGTTACATAGGTGTTGGCGAACAGATTGACGATCTGCGCGTGTTCAATGCCCGCGACTTTATCGATGCCCTGTTCAGTCAGGAGAAAACGGATAACCCATGA
- a CDS encoding DUF2057 family protein, whose amino-acid sequence MKTFIISFAITAGLLLSSFAGAATISLPEQLGLNAVNGERPADKALILSNGSYLLELSFEEHYASSADDSGQWLRSGPLYLPLSVGDEQVLTLKLPRLYSYDEAKRFLNAPKANLVRDGKPAGHVALLDHAAMMAKMAAAQ is encoded by the coding sequence ATGAAAACTTTTATCATATCTTTCGCTATCACTGCCGGTCTGCTGCTTTCGTCTTTCGCCGGCGCTGCCACCATTAGCCTGCCAGAACAACTTGGATTGAATGCCGTCAATGGCGAGCGTCCAGCGGACAAAGCGCTTATACTTTCAAACGGCAGCTACTTGCTTGAGCTGAGCTTTGAAGAACACTATGCCAGCAGTGCCGACGATTCAGGCCAATGGCTGCGTTCCGGCCCACTTTATTTGCCGCTGTCGGTTGGAGATGAGCAGGTACTGACCCTGAAGTTACCCAGGCTTTACAGCTATGACGAGGCCAAGCGCTTTCTCAATGCTCCCAAGGCGAATCTCGTTCGCGACGGCAAGCCGGCAGGGCATGTAGCCTTGCTCGACCATGCAGCTATGATGGCAAAAATGGCGGCAGCACAATAA
- the ftsX gene encoding permease-like cell division protein FtsX has product MREHGELTRSKLPISGQIVMFFIRHIQQGMASIGELWRNPVSSLMTMAVLGVSLSLPAALQVLVKNADSITQSWNNAAEISLFIEEGKNEQAIQSLISRIKVYPEVAEVHYINRDEALAEFQRLSGFGEALSYLDSNPLPAVVTVLPTEKYSSPIGARELLTKLEREQGVSFGRLDIEWLERLQAVVRLLERTVLALAALLVVAVVLIIGNTIRLAIMNRRNEIEVMKLVGATEAFIQRPFLYTGIWYGVIGGMLAWIIINLLVWYLDGAIAELLGLYGSDIEMASLSFTELVQLVFLASFLGWLGSYLSVRQHLRAIEPS; this is encoded by the coding sequence ATGCGCGAACATGGCGAACTGACCCGCAGCAAGCTGCCCATCAGTGGGCAAATTGTGATGTTTTTCATCCGCCACATTCAGCAGGGGATGGCCAGTATCGGTGAGCTGTGGCGCAATCCGGTATCGTCGCTGATGACCATGGCGGTGCTGGGTGTAAGCCTGAGTCTGCCTGCCGCGTTGCAGGTACTGGTCAAAAACGCCGATTCCATTACCCAGTCCTGGAATAACGCCGCCGAAATCTCGCTGTTTATCGAAGAGGGTAAGAACGAGCAGGCGATACAAAGCCTTATTTCCCGCATCAAGGTGTACCCGGAAGTCGCCGAGGTGCACTACATCAACCGGGATGAGGCGCTGGCTGAATTCCAGCGCCTGTCAGGCTTTGGTGAAGCGCTGTCCTATCTGGACTCGAACCCCCTGCCCGCGGTGGTGACTGTGCTGCCCACCGAGAAATACTCAAGCCCCATAGGTGCCCGCGAGCTTTTGACCAAGCTTGAGCGTGAGCAGGGCGTCAGCTTTGGCCGGCTGGATATAGAGTGGCTGGAGCGATTGCAGGCCGTGGTGCGTTTGCTCGAACGCACCGTGCTTGCCTTAGCCGCGCTTCTGGTGGTGGCTGTGGTGCTTATCATAGGCAATACCATCCGCCTTGCTATCATGAACCGGCGCAATGAAATCGAGGTGATGAAGCTGGTGGGGGCCACCGAGGCTTTTATTCAGCGGCCGTTTTTGTACACAGGTATCTGGTATGGCGTGATAGGCGGTATGCTGGCCTGGATCATCATTAACCTGCTGGTGTGGTATCTCGATGGCGCCATTGCCGAGCTGCTCGGGCTCTACGGCAGCGATATTGAAATGGCTTCCTTAAGCTTTACCGAG
- a CDS encoding DUF1145 domain-containing protein, which produces MMKWLIVFGKIATLGAWAMMGYNLMAPFDGNIGTLLKLLLGVTLVMHSFQLGVFHLLFRKLLPLKGSDYLQMFAFGVFALLEYRARALAKFEADARQG; this is translated from the coding sequence ATGATGAAATGGCTGATAGTATTTGGAAAAATCGCGACACTGGGCGCCTGGGCAATGATGGGTTACAACCTGATGGCCCCTTTCGATGGCAACATAGGCACCCTGCTGAAGCTTTTGCTGGGGGTCACACTGGTGATGCACAGCTTCCAGTTGGGGGTGTTTCACCTGCTGTTCAGGAAACTCTTACCACTCAAAGGCAGTGACTATCTGCAGATGTTTGCCTTTGGGGTATTTGCGCTGCTGGAATACCGCGCCAGGGCTCTGGCTAAGTTTGAAGCCGACGCCCGCCAGGGTTAA
- the ftsE gene encoding cell division ATP-binding protein FtsE, whose protein sequence is MIRFEQVSKVYPGGQKALSDVNFHLRRGEMAFLTGHSGAGKSTLLKLITVIERASAGKVFINGHDIADISRRHVPYLRREIGMIFQNHHLLMDRSVFDNVALPLVIEGFSHGEIKKRVAAALDMVGLYGKERHNPIMLSGGEQQRVGIARAIVNKPALLLADEPTGNLDPKLSMDILRLFETFNDAGTSVLIATHDLGLIARMKYRTLTLRQGRMLGAREIGEPLRPGV, encoded by the coding sequence ATGATTCGATTTGAGCAGGTCAGCAAGGTCTACCCCGGCGGCCAGAAGGCGCTGTCCGATGTGAATTTCCATCTGCGCCGCGGCGAGATGGCGTTTCTCACCGGCCATTCGGGGGCGGGAAAGAGCACCCTGCTCAAACTCATCACGGTTATCGAACGCGCCAGTGCCGGTAAGGTGTTTATCAACGGCCACGATATCGCCGATATCAGCCGCCGTCATGTGCCTTATCTGCGCCGCGAAATCGGCATGATTTTCCAGAATCACCATCTGTTGATGGACCGCAGCGTATTCGACAATGTTGCGCTGCCGCTGGTGATTGAAGGCTTCAGCCACGGTGAAATCAAAAAGCGGGTCGCCGCCGCGCTGGATATGGTGGGCCTGTACGGCAAAGAGCGCCATAACCCCATCATGCTCTCCGGCGGTGAACAGCAGCGGGTCGGCATTGCCCGGGCCATCGTCAACAAGCCGGCCCTCCTGCTTGCCGACGAGCCCACGGGCAACCTGGACCCCAAGTTGTCCATGGACATCCTCCGATTATTCGAAACCTTCAATGATGCCGGCACCAGCGTGCTGATTGCCACCCACGATCTTGGGCTTATAGCCCGGATGAAATACCGCACCCTGACATTGCGTCAGGGCCGCATGCTGGGGGCGCGTGAAATCGGCGAGCCCCTGCGTCCGGGTGTATAA
- a CDS encoding efflux RND transporter periplasmic adaptor subunit, with protein MNTKKQKSALLLIGASLAFGPGMPAMVLAESPQQSPASEATEAAIYHCPMHPEVESHEPGRCPKCKMFLVPGAGASAQSGEPLVAAHKTYICPMHPEVESHEPSRCPKCKMFLVEKEEEEESEPQAEQKGAADNSAHQSAPKDIFAKPAANPIDGGTVKYVCPMHAHIISDEPGSCPICGMDLEKVELGGGQEVQVDVSGSMQQALALRVAKAERQTLWKFVDTVGQIEYDERQIHHVHARLNGWIETLKVNAVGDKVSKGQLLYEIYSPDLVNAQDDYLLAIDTVKKAGESGRYKELLRKANLRLELLGMTQAQIKELARTQTTQYRVPFYARQDGVITTLNTREGMYIQPMSEILALTDISKVWVIADVFENEQSWLKVGQSAEVAVPAMGLSGIEGTIDYIYPELDPVTRSLRVRVVLDNPDQQLRPNTLAKVKLYGGPKRDILTIPQEALIQTGKENRVIVRTADNSFAARQVTVGMYSQGKVEVLSGLSDGEEVVTSGQFLLDSEASLKGSLMRLGSGHQH; from the coding sequence ATGAACACGAAAAAGCAAAAAAGCGCTCTGCTGCTGATAGGTGCAAGCCTGGCCTTTGGACCTGGTATGCCTGCCATGGTATTGGCCGAAAGCCCACAGCAGTCTCCGGCTTCTGAGGCCACTGAGGCTGCCATTTATCACTGCCCCATGCACCCCGAAGTAGAAAGCCATGAGCCCGGCCGCTGCCCCAAGTGCAAGATGTTTCTGGTGCCCGGTGCAGGTGCCTCGGCGCAGTCCGGCGAACCCTTGGTTGCCGCACACAAGACCTACATCTGCCCCATGCATCCCGAAGTGGAAAGCCATGAGCCCAGCCGCTGCCCCAAGTGCAAGATGTTCCTGGTTGAAAAAGAAGAGGAAGAAGAATCTGAGCCACAGGCTGAACAGAAGGGCGCCGCAGATAACAGTGCCCATCAGTCTGCGCCAAAAGACATTTTCGCCAAGCCCGCTGCCAACCCAATCGATGGCGGCACGGTAAAGTATGTCTGCCCCATGCACGCCCATATCATCAGCGATGAACCCGGCTCTTGTCCTATCTGTGGCATGGACCTCGAAAAGGTTGAACTCGGAGGTGGCCAGGAAGTTCAGGTCGACGTTTCGGGCAGCATGCAGCAGGCGCTGGCTCTCAGGGTTGCCAAGGCCGAGCGCCAAACCCTGTGGAAATTTGTCGATACCGTCGGCCAAATCGAATACGACGAACGCCAGATTCACCACGTTCACGCCCGATTGAATGGTTGGATCGAAACCCTCAAGGTCAACGCCGTTGGCGACAAGGTCAGTAAAGGGCAGTTGCTCTATGAAATCTATTCGCCGGATCTGGTGAACGCTCAGGATGATTATCTGCTTGCGATAGACACAGTTAAAAAAGCAGGTGAATCAGGTCGCTATAAAGAGTTGCTGCGTAAAGCCAATCTGCGACTTGAGTTGCTCGGTATGACTCAGGCGCAGATTAAAGAGCTCGCCAGAACCCAAACCACCCAATACCGTGTTCCCTTTTATGCCCGCCAGGATGGGGTGATCACCACCCTCAATACCCGCGAAGGTATGTACATTCAACCCATGAGTGAAATATTGGCCCTGACGGATATCAGCAAGGTATGGGTGATTGCCGACGTATTTGAAAACGAACAAAGCTGGCTCAAGGTGGGGCAATCCGCCGAAGTGGCAGTGCCTGCCATGGGGCTCAGCGGTATCGAGGGCACCATAGATTACATTTACCCCGAGCTGGATCCTGTCACCCGCAGCCTGCGGGTGAGAGTGGTACTGGATAACCCCGACCAACAGCTGCGCCCCAACACCCTTGCCAAGGTAAAACTCTATGGCGGGCCCAAGCGGGATATATTGACCATCCCCCAGGAGGCCTTAATTCAAACCGGTAAGGAAAATCGGGTCATAGTTCGCACCGCTGATAACAGCTTTGCCGCGCGCCAGGTTACCGTGGGCATGTATTCACAGGGCAAGGTAGAGGTACTGTCCGGTCTGAGTGACGGCGAAGAGGTCGTGACTTCCGGGCAGTTTTTGCTTGACTCCGAAGCCAGCCTCAAGGGCAGTCTGATGCGCCTTGGCAGCGGCCATCAGCACTAA
- a CDS encoding heavy metal-binding domain-containing protein, producing the protein MKTLIGLFLAALLSVTLSVGAQANPAHEHHAHNAAAAEASHACPMHPEVTGKTGDSCPKCGMDLEAKHTHACPMHPKVTGAAGDSCPDCGMDLEPVAAKGEHCANCPKKAMNHQHH; encoded by the coding sequence ATGAAAACACTGATTGGCCTGTTTTTGGCCGCCCTTTTGTCTGTCACTCTGTCCGTTGGCGCCCAGGCAAACCCTGCCCATGAGCATCATGCCCATAATGCAGCGGCCGCCGAAGCGAGCCACGCCTGCCCCATGCATCCTGAGGTTACCGGTAAAACCGGTGACAGCTGCCCGAAATGCGGCATGGATCTTGAGGCTAAGCATACTCACGCCTGTCCTATGCATCCCAAGGTAACCGGCGCTGCCGGTGATTCCTGCCCAGACTGTGGCATGGATCTCGAGCCGGTTGCAGCCAAGGGTGAGCATTGCGCCAACTGTCCGAAAAAAGCCATGAACCATCAGCATCACTGA
- a CDS encoding NapC/NirT family cytochrome c produces the protein MNWRALFKPSAKYSIFALLVVGIVVGVVGYFATQTTLHMTSTDEFCMSCHSNHSLKDEVLASAHGNNKNGIVVECQQCHIAQEPFAYLKKKIIVSKDVIGFLTIDGFNTQEWLEANRKEQAELARDYLRSIDSSTCQNCHNRIYENQSENMSKMAVRMHSNNFKKDPESRKTCIDCHKGVAHPYPKS, from the coding sequence ATGAACTGGCGTGCACTATTCAAACCCAGCGCGAAATACTCAATATTTGCCCTGTTGGTGGTAGGTATTGTGGTTGGCGTTGTAGGCTACTTTGCGACTCAAACTACTTTGCATATGACCAGTACAGACGAGTTCTGTATGAGCTGTCACAGCAACCATTCACTGAAAGACGAAGTACTGGCGTCTGCCCATGGCAACAATAAAAATGGTATTGTTGTAGAGTGTCAGCAGTGTCACATTGCCCAGGAGCCTTTTGCTTACCTGAAGAAGAAAATCATTGTGTCCAAGGACGTTATTGGTTTCCTGACTATCGATGGTTTCAACACCCAGGAATGGCTTGAAGCAAACCGCAAGGAACAAGCTGAACTCGCCCGTGACTACCTGCGTTCCATCGATTCGTCCACCTGTCAGAACTGCCACAATCGTATTTACGAAAATCAGTCTGAAAACATGAGCAAGATGGCCGTGCGTATGCACAGCAACAACTTCAAGAAAGATCCAGAAAGTCGCAAGACCTGTATCGATTGCCACAAAGGTGTTGCCCACCCTTATCCAAAGAGCTGA
- the rsmD gene encoding 16S rRNA (guanine(966)-N(2))-methyltransferase RsmD: protein MSRNRSSAGRGPGTKASGAMGSGQVRIIGGQWRSRKLPIKDLEGLRPTTDRVRETLFNWIAADLPHARVLDCFGGSGALALEALSRYASFAKVFELQREAANQLKANLQTLKCDCAEVVNGDTLALLAAGAAEGFDIVFIDPPFRKGLADATLIALKDHGWLNEDALVYLETESELVSMPLPQGFTELKHKTAGQVCYRLLQFTPGEQA, encoded by the coding sequence ATGAGCAGAAATCGTTCATCTGCCGGGCGAGGGCCGGGCACCAAAGCAAGCGGCGCCATGGGGTCGGGACAGGTTCGGATCATTGGCGGCCAGTGGCGCTCGCGTAAGCTGCCCATTAAAGATTTGGAGGGACTGCGCCCTACCACCGACAGAGTACGTGAAACCCTGTTCAACTGGATAGCGGCCGACCTGCCACACGCCCGGGTACTGGATTGCTTTGGTGGCAGCGGCGCTCTGGCGCTGGAGGCACTTTCACGCTACGCAAGCTTCGCCAAGGTGTTTGAACTTCAACGGGAAGCGGCCAATCAGCTGAAAGCCAATCTGCAAACCTTAAAGTGCGACTGTGCCGAGGTGGTTAATGGCGATACCCTGGCGCTGCTGGCGGCTGGCGCCGCCGAAGGTTTCGATATCGTCTTTATCGACCCGCCATTTCGCAAAGGCCTGGCAGACGCCACCCTCATCGCCCTCAAGGACCATGGCTGGCTGAATGAGGATGCACTCGTGTATCTCGAGACCGAAAGCGAACTCGTGAGCATGCCGCTGCCACAAGGCTTTACCGAGCTTAAACACAAGACAGCCGGTCAGGTGTGCTACCGTTTGCTGCAATTCACCCCGGGAGAACAAGCATGA